Proteins encoded together in one Rossellomorea sp. y25 window:
- the rpoD gene encoding RNA polymerase sigma factor RpoD, whose translation MAEKSARSKQIASELTVDQVKEFLVNQGKKRGVLTYEDIADKLSGFELDSDQMDEFYEQLGEQGVEIINENDEDDDPGATELEKEEEEEFNLNDLSVPPGVKINDPVRMYLKEIGRVDLLSAEEEINLAKRIEEGDEEAKRRLAEANLRLVVSIAKRYVGRGMLFLDLIQEGNMGLIKAVEKFDYRKGYKFSTYATWWIRQAITRAIADQARTIRIPVHMVETINKLIRVQRQLLQDLGREPAPEEIAEEMDLTPEKVREILKIAQEPVSLETPIGEEDDSHLGDFIEDAEAQSPSEHAAYELLKEQLEDVLDTLTDREENVLRLRFGLDDGRTRTLEEVGKVFGVTRERIRQIEAKALRKLRHPSRSKRLKDFLE comes from the coding sequence GCGTCAGAATTAACTGTTGATCAGGTGAAAGAATTTTTAGTTAACCAAGGTAAAAAAAGAGGAGTCCTCACATACGAAGATATTGCTGATAAATTATCAGGGTTCGAGTTGGATTCAGATCAAATGGATGAATTTTACGAACAATTAGGTGAACAGGGTGTAGAAATCATCAATGAAAACGACGAAGATGATGATCCGGGTGCCACGGAGTTAGAGAAGGAAGAGGAAGAAGAATTCAATCTGAATGATTTAAGTGTTCCTCCAGGGGTTAAAATAAATGATCCGGTTCGTATGTATCTGAAAGAAATCGGAAGAGTCGACCTTTTATCTGCAGAGGAAGAGATAAATCTAGCCAAGAGAATTGAAGAGGGCGATGAGGAAGCTAAACGACGTCTCGCTGAAGCGAACTTAAGACTGGTTGTCAGTATCGCTAAGCGTTACGTCGGTCGCGGTATGCTATTCCTGGACCTTATCCAGGAAGGGAATATGGGTCTGATTAAAGCGGTAGAAAAGTTTGATTACCGCAAGGGGTACAAATTCAGTACGTATGCAACTTGGTGGATTCGCCAAGCCATCACACGTGCTATCGCTGATCAGGCCAGAACGATTCGTATCCCGGTTCATATGGTGGAAACCATTAACAAACTGATTCGCGTTCAAAGACAACTATTACAAGACTTAGGGCGTGAACCGGCACCGGAAGAAATCGCAGAAGAAATGGATTTGACACCTGAAAAGGTTCGGGAAATTCTTAAAATTGCTCAAGAGCCGGTATCCCTTGAAACACCGATTGGTGAAGAAGACGATTCTCATCTTGGTGACTTCATTGAAGATGCAGAAGCTCAATCTCCTTCAGAACATGCTGCTTACGAACTTTTAAAAGAACAGCTTGAAGATGTACTGGATACTTTAACAGATCGTGAAGAAAATGTTCTTCGTTTACGCTTTGGTCTGGATGATGGCAGGACACGTACGCTTGAAGAAGTAGGAAAGGTCTTCGGTGTAACACGGGAGCGTATTCGTCAGATAGAAGCAAAAGCTCTTAGAAAACTGCGTCATCCAAGCAGAAGCAAACGATTAAAAGACTTTTTGGAATAG